A window of the Bdellovibrio sp. ZAP7 genome harbors these coding sequences:
- the flgM gene encoding flagellar biosynthesis anti-sigma factor FlgM, which yields MKITHNKVGQNLNLTDAGKSDKAAGVAGKAASKIADVKADAIAQAQDESSKVQLSPRAQEAKRIKELAMSAPDVDEAKVAKFRDMIDKGTYKVDAKSIADKMVDEHLEF from the coding sequence ATGAAAATTACACACAACAAAGTAGGTCAAAATCTGAACCTTACTGATGCTGGTAAATCCGACAAAGCTGCGGGCGTAGCAGGTAAAGCTGCAAGCAAAATTGCTGACGTAAAAGCGGATGCAATTGCGCAAGCTCAAGATGAATCTTCAAAAGTTCAATTGTCTCCTCGCGCACAAGAAGCGAAACGCATCAAGGAATTGGCAATGTCAGCTCCAGATGTTGATGAAGCGAAAGTTGCGAAGTTCCGCGATATGATCGACAAAGGAACTTACAAAGTTGATGCGAAATCAATCGCAGACAAAATGGTTGATGAACACTTAGAATTCTAA
- a CDS encoding flagellar protein FlgN, with product MDVAVAERAFQKLEANLEELTKIYRTLLDLVRKEKEILIRADREALDENNSIKEELLYKLRAQDSLRSRYAMDLAGVIGGDVENPRLLELAQKMAFNPAAADRLRTQHAALDMLIKRITEINKSNEEHAQTALQTLNGALDNIKETLSGKKTYEKKGGYKSGPQVSGNFVSKEA from the coding sequence ATGGATGTAGCAGTAGCAGAAAGAGCGTTTCAGAAGCTCGAAGCCAACCTTGAAGAACTCACCAAAATTTACCGCACTCTTCTTGATCTTGTTCGCAAAGAAAAAGAAATCCTGATCCGTGCGGATCGTGAAGCCTTGGATGAAAACAACTCCATCAAAGAAGAATTGCTCTATAAACTAAGAGCACAGGATTCTTTGCGTTCCCGTTATGCAATGGACCTTGCGGGGGTTATTGGCGGCGACGTGGAAAATCCACGTTTGTTGGAGTTGGCTCAGAAGATGGCTTTCAATCCAGCAGCAGCGGATCGCTTGCGCACGCAGCATGCGGCCTTGGATATGCTGATCAAACGCATTACCGAAATTAATAAATCCAATGAAGAGCACGCGCAAACTGCGCTACAAACTTTGAATGGTGCCTTGGATAATATTAAAGAAACTTTGTCTGGTAAGAAAACTTACGAGAAAAAGGGCGGCTACAAGTCAGGCCCTCAAGTTTCCGGTAACTTCGTCAGCAAGGAAGCCTAG
- the flgK gene encoding flagellar hook-associated protein FlgK, with protein sequence MSKISAMMDTGKRSLMNSQTALQTVGHNIANKSTEGFSRQRVELLSNVPIGEGGLQIGMGARAGVVTRVNNPWLEKQIQKEGMTMGFEDSRADGLSRVEQIYNEQNNKGLNQYVTDFFNGFRELSNNPESLASRTMVRESAVGMVKDFGRVTSQLRGVQEDLDAQIKTTVGEVNEITKEIASLNEKIQTVEVSKVPANDERDRRDLLLKKLGDKIDITWAEGKDGMVSVTAGRTAILVSGTGASELKARQTDTRDRMEIFYQGTGTPANVTEQISGGRIGGALDVRDHVIEDLLGHIDNLAYTLATEVNRAHIEGFDRNGNTGVLFFEQPESVKGAAANMAMNKTIFNDVSRIAAGSRADAAGDNTVANVISSLQYKQVMDGGTATMDDYYNTQVGQVGAMVQRAVKSQESQKNVISQLTNIRESISGVSLDEETTKMIEFQKTYDASARLIKTADEMFDTVLNLKRL encoded by the coding sequence ATGTCGAAGATTTCGGCAATGATGGACACCGGCAAACGCTCTCTGATGAATTCTCAGACAGCGTTGCAAACGGTCGGTCATAACATCGCCAATAAATCCACGGAAGGTTTCTCTCGTCAAAGAGTGGAACTTCTTTCGAACGTTCCTATTGGTGAGGGTGGTTTGCAAATCGGTATGGGTGCCCGTGCCGGTGTCGTAACTCGCGTTAATAATCCTTGGTTAGAAAAACAAATTCAAAAAGAAGGCATGACCATGGGATTTGAAGATTCCCGTGCTGATGGTCTTTCTCGTGTTGAACAAATTTATAATGAACAAAATAATAAAGGTCTGAACCAATACGTTACGGACTTTTTCAATGGTTTCCGTGAACTTTCCAATAACCCGGAGTCATTGGCTTCCCGTACAATGGTGCGTGAGTCAGCTGTGGGGATGGTAAAAGATTTCGGTCGCGTGACGTCTCAGTTGCGTGGCGTTCAGGAAGACCTTGATGCCCAAATCAAAACAACTGTCGGCGAAGTGAATGAGATCACCAAAGAGATCGCTTCCCTGAATGAAAAAATTCAAACAGTTGAGGTTTCAAAAGTTCCGGCGAATGATGAACGTGATCGTCGAGATCTTTTGCTTAAAAAGCTGGGCGATAAAATCGATATCACTTGGGCTGAAGGTAAAGATGGCATGGTTTCCGTAACTGCGGGTCGTACAGCGATCCTGGTTTCCGGAACAGGTGCGTCTGAATTGAAAGCTCGTCAAACGGATACTCGTGACCGTATGGAGATCTTCTATCAAGGCACAGGAACTCCGGCGAATGTGACTGAGCAGATTTCGGGTGGTCGTATTGGTGGTGCTTTGGATGTTCGTGACCATGTGATCGAAGATCTATTGGGTCATATCGACAATCTGGCTTACACATTGGCGACAGAAGTAAATAGAGCCCATATCGAAGGTTTCGATCGTAATGGCAACACAGGCGTTTTGTTCTTTGAACAACCCGAATCTGTGAAGGGTGCCGCAGCAAACATGGCGATGAATAAAACTATTTTCAATGACGTTTCCAGAATCGCAGCCGGCTCTCGTGCGGATGCAGCTGGTGACAATACAGTCGCGAACGTAATCTCGTCTTTGCAATATAAGCAAGTGATGGATGGCGGAACGGCGACAATGGACGACTATTACAACACGCAAGTGGGTCAAGTCGGTGCCATGGTTCAGCGTGCAGTAAAGTCGCAGGAATCACAAAAGAACGTCATCAGTCAGTTGACGAATATCAGGGAATCCATCAGCGGTGTTTCTTTGGATGAAGAGACCACGAAAATGATCGAGTTCCAAAAAACTTATGATGCTTCTGCACGTTTAATCAAAACGGCGGATGAGATGTTCGACACAGTTCTTAACTTGAAACGTCTATAA
- the flgL gene encoding flagellar hook-associated protein FlgL: MRIADKMAFNQVNQNVGKNRSDMSDLQNQAATQKRINKPSDDPLSAARVLAARTEEHGNSQFIKNINNAKSFLEFSDQSLGELSDALVRAKELAISQSNDASGNAETRMVTASEIGQIYNQAVQIGNRKLGERYVFGGYKTQTAPFDHSGNYFGDDGDMKIQTNKDSFVAMNISGNKIFTGRGLDGDGVVRPRYETPTTVQEVQEFKQEEMERLQKNEDVERNFLMTRGPAGEFEGNGKHKQDPVTGARGVNIFSVLKGLETSLKANDKVGVQETMDLLDQAISQVVLARSEVGSRVMSVNNTMDSLQKAIVDNKATASQLEDADAFQVISDINKTDSTLKATLETSGKLIQPSLLDFLR, from the coding sequence ATGAGAATCGCGGATAAAATGGCTTTCAATCAGGTGAATCAGAACGTGGGCAAAAATCGCTCCGATATGTCTGATTTGCAGAATCAAGCCGCGACTCAAAAGCGTATCAATAAGCCTTCGGATGATCCGTTGTCTGCAGCGCGTGTCCTGGCGGCTCGTACTGAAGAGCATGGGAATTCCCAATTCATTAAAAATATTAATAACGCCAAATCTTTCCTGGAGTTCTCGGATCAGTCACTCGGCGAGTTGTCTGATGCCTTGGTTCGTGCGAAAGAACTTGCGATCTCTCAGTCCAATGATGCCAGCGGTAACGCTGAGACACGTATGGTGACGGCATCTGAGATTGGGCAAATTTATAATCAAGCTGTACAGATCGGTAACCGTAAGTTGGGTGAGCGATATGTGTTTGGCGGTTACAAAACTCAAACAGCTCCTTTCGATCACTCTGGAAACTATTTCGGTGACGATGGGGATATGAAAATCCAAACCAACAAAGACTCTTTCGTTGCCATGAATATTTCTGGCAATAAAATATTCACAGGGCGTGGTTTGGATGGGGATGGCGTGGTTCGTCCTCGTTACGAGACTCCAACGACAGTTCAAGAAGTTCAGGAGTTCAAACAGGAAGAAATGGAGCGTCTTCAGAAAAATGAAGACGTGGAGCGCAATTTCTTAATGACTCGCGGTCCCGCAGGTGAGTTTGAAGGTAACGGCAAGCACAAGCAAGACCCGGTTACTGGTGCTCGAGGGGTGAATATTTTCTCGGTTCTTAAGGGCCTGGAAACCAGTCTGAAAGCGAATGACAAGGTCGGTGTCCAGGAGACGATGGATCTTCTAGATCAAGCGATTTCCCAAGTAGTTCTCGCTCGTTCCGAGGTTGGGTCCAGAGTTATGTCCGTAAATAACACCATGGATTCTCTCCAAAAAGCGATCGTGGACAACAAAGCGACGGCTTCCCAATTGGAAGACGCTGATGCGTTCCAAGTTATCTCTGACATCAATAAGACTGATAGCACCCTTAAGGCGACTCTCGAAACGTCGGGTAAGCTAATTCAACCAAGCCTTCTTGACTTCCTAAGATAA
- the csrA gene encoding carbon storage regulator CsrA, whose amino-acid sequence MLVLTRKLGESIAIDDHIKIRVVQIKGKQVRLGIEAPKDTKIHREEVYVAIQEQNVQSADVSADKSRSVAKLLKP is encoded by the coding sequence ATGCTGGTTCTCACACGGAAGTTGGGTGAAAGCATCGCTATCGATGATCACATAAAGATCAGAGTAGTACAAATCAAAGGGAAACAGGTTCGTTTAGGAATCGAAGCCCCTAAAGACACTAAGATTCACCGCGAAGAAGTGTACGTCGCCATTCAAGAACAGAATGTGCAATCCGCTGATGTCTCCGCAGACAAATCTCGTTCTGTCGCTAAGCTTTTAAAGCCCTAA
- the fliW gene encoding flagellar assembly protein FliW has translation MIISTSRFGQVELKQEDVLTFPEGLLGFADLRKFVLLDDPSDEIFAWLQSCEAAQIAFPVLEPELFAPAYKANLTKGDMESIKLSATDKARFFSIVTIPDDPTQMTANLKAPVVINVAEKIARQCVLQDNNLAIREPIFTKLQQRVVQNPAVAIKNQSTGIDVATKLHIVRDAEL, from the coding sequence ATGATCATTTCAACATCGAGATTCGGCCAAGTTGAGCTGAAACAAGAAGATGTTCTGACTTTTCCGGAAGGTCTATTGGGCTTTGCGGATCTAAGAAAGTTCGTTCTTCTCGATGATCCAAGTGATGAGATCTTCGCTTGGTTGCAAAGCTGTGAAGCTGCGCAAATCGCATTTCCTGTCCTAGAGCCTGAGTTGTTCGCACCAGCTTACAAAGCTAACCTGACTAAAGGTGACATGGAGTCGATCAAGCTTTCAGCAACAGACAAAGCGCGCTTCTTCTCTATCGTGACTATCCCTGATGATCCGACACAAATGACTGCAAACTTGAAAGCTCCCGTAGTGATCAACGTTGCCGAAAAAATTGCTCGTCAGTGTGTTTTGCAAGATAACAACTTGGCGATCCGTGAACCTATCTTCACGAAGCTTCAACAACGTGTTGTGCAAAATCCTGCAGTGGCGATCAAAAATCAATCCACTGGTATCGATGTAGCGACAAAGCTTCACATCGTAAGAGACGCAGAACTGTAA
- a CDS encoding DNA recombination protein RmuC: MNFVTLIAFFAGALIAGVIVYFKSKAQAMAEKSQLLADVQSLQMKNELLTQNLSESKSLMSEARKQQEELANRMNTQFENMAQKIFEEKSAKFTDQNHKNIASVLEPLKERIKDFEKKVEESYSTERSERGVLRGELTKLMELNKVMSTETQNLTKALKGETKTQGNWGELILENILERSGLRKGEEYVVQGVDMDLRGEDGQMLRPDVIVNLPDSKHLIVDSKMTLVAYEQYSSAETLEEQERFGKFHIDSLKKHIDGLSEKKYHAADKLISPDFVILFMPLEPAFALAFKLKPDIFQYAWERNIAIVSPTTLLATLRTVTALWKQDRQEKNALEIAKRGGLLYEKFANLLKDIQNLGEKLGAAQKAHEEVTKKLSDGRGNLIDQVEDLKRLGAKTEKSLPQLETT, translated from the coding sequence GTGAACTTTGTAACCCTGATCGCTTTTTTTGCAGGCGCATTGATTGCCGGAGTAATCGTTTATTTCAAATCTAAAGCACAGGCGATGGCTGAAAAGTCCCAGCTCCTGGCGGATGTTCAATCTTTGCAAATGAAGAACGAACTTCTGACGCAGAACCTCAGTGAATCTAAATCTCTCATGAGTGAAGCTCGCAAACAGCAAGAAGAACTCGCAAACCGCATGAACACTCAGTTTGAGAACATGGCTCAAAAGATTTTTGAAGAAAAGTCCGCAAAGTTCACCGATCAAAATCACAAAAATATAGCTTCTGTTTTGGAGCCACTTAAAGAACGCATCAAAGACTTTGAAAAGAAAGTCGAAGAATCCTACTCCACGGAACGTTCCGAGCGCGGTGTTTTGCGTGGCGAGCTGACAAAGTTAATGGAACTGAACAAAGTGATGTCCACGGAAACTCAGAATTTGACCAAGGCCCTTAAAGGCGAAACAAAAACCCAAGGCAATTGGGGCGAGTTGATCCTGGAAAATATCTTGGAACGTTCGGGCCTGCGCAAAGGCGAAGAATACGTCGTTCAAGGCGTGGATATGGATCTGCGTGGTGAAGACGGTCAGATGCTTCGTCCTGACGTGATTGTGAACCTTCCAGACAGCAAACACTTGATCGTGGATTCTAAAATGACTTTGGTGGCCTACGAACAATACTCGTCAGCTGAAACCTTGGAAGAGCAAGAACGGTTCGGGAAATTCCATATCGATTCTTTGAAAAAACACATCGACGGTTTGTCCGAGAAAAAATATCACGCGGCTGATAAATTGATTTCTCCAGACTTCGTGATCCTGTTCATGCCTTTGGAACCAGCATTTGCTTTGGCATTTAAATTGAAACCAGACATCTTCCAATACGCTTGGGAGCGCAATATAGCGATCGTCAGCCCCACGACATTGCTCGCGACACTCAGAACGGTCACGGCTTTGTGGAAACAAGACCGCCAGGAAAAGAACGCTTTGGAAATCGCCAAGCGCGGTGGCTTGCTTTACGAAAAATTCGCGAATCTTTTGAAAGACATCCAAAACCTTGGAGAAAAACTAGGAGCCGCTCAAAAAGCGCACGAGGAAGTCACTAAAAAGCTTTCCGACGGTCGTGGCAATCTGATCGATCAAGTCGAAGATTTGAAACGCCTGGGCGCAAAAACTGAAAAATCTTTGCCACAATTGGAAACGACATAG
- the menA gene encoding 1,4-dihydroxy-2-naphthoate octaprenyltransferase: MSQIKSVLLAFRPKTLTAALVPCLAATALVKAIGLSWDGQVLFFALAASFLIQIGTNLVNDAVDFKKGADTEKRIGPQRITQAGILSANQVMALGSLCFALAIACGIPLVMKGGMVIVVIGIASVLMGYSYTAGPFPLAYLGLGDLFVILFFGLLAVMGMVFLNTGDWMMEAFVLGLQIGFHATTLIAINNLRDHTGDRLVNKKTLAVRFGVKFSRYEIAAMAFLPFVLNLYWWFEGYKIAAIVPMFALPLAVKLTKNVFNTEPGPVYNKFLGQAAGLHLVFGLLITLGFAL, translated from the coding sequence ATGAGTCAAATTAAGAGTGTTCTTTTAGCTTTCCGCCCAAAAACTCTGACTGCAGCCTTGGTTCCGTGCCTGGCTGCCACAGCCCTGGTTAAAGCCATTGGTCTTTCTTGGGACGGGCAGGTTTTATTTTTCGCCTTGGCGGCGTCATTCCTTATCCAAATCGGCACAAATTTAGTGAACGATGCGGTGGATTTCAAAAAAGGTGCTGATACAGAAAAGCGTATTGGTCCACAACGTATCACTCAGGCCGGAATTCTTTCCGCCAACCAAGTGATGGCCTTGGGCTCATTGTGTTTTGCTTTGGCGATTGCCTGTGGGATTCCGTTGGTGATGAAAGGTGGCATGGTTATCGTGGTAATCGGGATCGCTTCGGTATTAATGGGCTACTCCTACACCGCGGGGCCGTTCCCTTTGGCTTACCTGGGGCTGGGTGATCTGTTTGTGATCCTGTTCTTTGGTTTGTTGGCGGTCATGGGTATGGTGTTTTTAAATACTGGTGACTGGATGATGGAGGCCTTTGTTTTGGGACTGCAAATTGGTTTCCATGCAACGACCTTGATTGCCATCAACAATCTTCGCGACCATACCGGGGACCGCCTGGTGAATAAGAAAACCTTGGCCGTTCGTTTCGGAGTTAAGTTTTCTCGCTATGAAATCGCAGCCATGGCGTTCTTGCCATTTGTGTTGAATTTGTACTGGTGGTTTGAGGGTTATAAGATCGCAGCCATCGTTCCGATGTTTGCATTGCCTTTGGCGGTCAAGTTAACAAAAAATGTTTTCAATACTGAGCCGGGACCTGTTTATAATAAGTTTCTGGGCCAGGCAGCAGGCCTGCATTTGGTCTTTGGACTTTTAATCACCTTAGGATTTGCACTTTGA
- a CDS encoding AMP-binding protein: protein MAETQLSQELYSDDNLILLNPRWPQSDYNNLKKLAETAQAERGLKGHVWIATSGSTAESASATKLVALSKKALMASAKSVNQHLCATNQDVWTQVLPHFHVGGFGIEVRALLSDARVVPALKDGRWDVDFFYDVLVKEKCTLSALVPTQVFDLVEKGYKSPASLRAIVVGGGALEVSLYEKARAMGWPLLPSYGMTETASQIATASLESLKESVYPEIELLSHAQAKTNSAGFLEVTAESLFTCYAQNTSEGIKHWDPKNGIWFTTEDRGEVQGNALKIFGRSKDYIKIGGEGTNVARLRALLEQSALDLNPQWPMHVTLLDMPSERLGSEIHMVSTLPSEANLKIAESYSAKVLPFEKIRQTHVVAGIPRSDLGKILWQQLKKLL from the coding sequence GTGGCAGAAACTCAATTAAGCCAGGAGCTTTACTCTGACGACAATCTGATTTTACTGAATCCTCGTTGGCCCCAGAGTGATTATAATAATTTAAAAAAATTAGCAGAAACTGCCCAAGCAGAGCGTGGCTTAAAAGGCCACGTGTGGATTGCAACCTCTGGTTCCACCGCAGAATCTGCGAGTGCTACGAAGCTGGTCGCTCTTTCCAAAAAAGCCCTGATGGCATCTGCGAAATCCGTGAATCAGCATTTGTGCGCCACCAATCAAGACGTGTGGACTCAGGTTCTTCCACATTTTCATGTGGGTGGTTTTGGTATTGAAGTGCGAGCTTTGTTGTCCGATGCTCGCGTGGTGCCAGCATTGAAAGACGGACGATGGGACGTGGATTTCTTTTACGATGTTTTAGTAAAAGAAAAATGCACACTTTCGGCTTTGGTACCGACACAAGTTTTTGATTTGGTGGAAAAGGGATACAAATCTCCAGCCTCCTTGCGAGCGATCGTTGTCGGTGGGGGAGCCTTGGAAGTTTCATTGTATGAAAAAGCCCGTGCGATGGGGTGGCCACTTTTACCAAGTTACGGAATGACCGAGACAGCGTCACAGATTGCGACGGCGTCTTTGGAATCGCTTAAGGAATCCGTCTATCCTGAAATTGAATTATTGTCCCACGCTCAAGCTAAAACCAATTCCGCGGGATTCTTAGAAGTCACTGCGGAATCCCTGTTCACGTGTTATGCGCAAAATACCTCGGAAGGTATCAAGCACTGGGATCCTAAAAATGGAATCTGGTTCACGACGGAAGATCGCGGTGAGGTTCAAGGAAATGCCCTCAAGATTTTCGGTCGCAGTAAGGATTATATCAAGATCGGTGGAGAGGGGACGAACGTCGCAAGACTTCGTGCTTTGTTAGAGCAATCTGCCTTGGACTTAAATCCCCAGTGGCCGATGCATGTAACGTTGTTAGATATGCCATCGGAGCGTTTAGGTTCAGAAATTCATATGGTTAGCACTTTGCCATCAGAGGCGAACCTAAAGATTGCTGAATCGTATAGTGCAAAAGTTTTGCCGTTTGAAAAAATAAGACAGACCCATGTTGTCGCGGGAATTCCCCGCAGTGATCTGGGAAAGATTTTGTGGCAGCAGCTAAAGAAATTATTGTAG
- a CDS encoding (2Fe-2S) ferredoxin domain-containing protein produces the protein MIRKEENPWSDALVMICTKCGKSISGMKEANVAENLKMFYKKSLKDSGDGKKIRVVTSSCLDICIDEFQAITVASNDKTESFIMHPEKDRDAFLELLKEKL, from the coding sequence ATGATTCGCAAAGAAGAAAATCCCTGGAGTGATGCCCTTGTTATGATTTGCACGAAGTGCGGCAAGTCTATCTCTGGTATGAAAGAAGCGAATGTCGCAGAAAATTTAAAAATGTTTTATAAAAAAAGCCTGAAAGACAGCGGCGACGGTAAAAAGATCCGTGTCGTGACTTCAAGCTGTTTGGATATTTGCATCGATGAGTTTCAAGCGATCACAGTCGCATCAAACGATAAGACTGAAAGCTTTATCATGCATCCTGAAAAAGACCGCGATGCTTTCTTAGAGCTTCTAAAAGAGAAGCTCTAA